Genomic window (Candidatus Eisenbacteria bacterium):
TAACGAACTTGGTGAATCCGAAGCGCCGGTTGAGCTCGAAGATCGTCCGCAGGTACACATAGGTCTTGCCGGTACCGGTCTCCATCTCGACGGTGAAGTCACCGGAGACGAGCGCCTCGGCAGGGGCTAGCCCGTTTCGGACCTGGATGTCCTTCAGGCTCTCCAACAGCTCGTCATCAAGCAGGGTCAGGCGGTTGCCGATGCCGAGGTCGTTCTGAGCGAAGCCCAGTCGCGTTTGGGCATCTGCCGGATCACGGGTAACGGTGAACTCAGTGCGGCATACTTCCTGTCCGCGGAATAGCTCGCAAACCGCCTCGATAGCCTGGTGCTGGTAGTCAAGGTTGGGTTCGAAGTGAAGTTTCATTGCGCGGCCTCCCTCACAGGCTACGCACGTTTGCGATGCCGTGCTGCTCGAGGATTGCAGCTAGATTCGTCTTGGCGACGTCGTCGGCAAAGGCGCTGTCGCGGAAGACGCAGGTCGTGTCCCCGGCCGGCGCCAGTGCCCGGTGCCAGTCAACGATGCCTTGCGCCAGCGCTTCGACGTCGCCGCGCTCGATCCGTTCGTCAAGGCAGGCGATCAGAACGCCGGCCCCTACGGCATGCACATCCTTCCCGGCGACCACGCGCCTTTCGATCGGCACGCAGAGGTCGAGGCCGAGCTTGAGGAGAACCTCGTAGAGCACGTCCGCCTCAGTGCGGCCGAGCTTCAGGTGCTCCACGGAGTCCAGCAGCGTCTTGTCGAGATCGTCTCGGTCCGGCCCCCACGCACGGATGTTGCTGGAGTCAAGCGTGAAGACGCGGAAGCCCAGGTCGCCCGCGAACATTGGGTTCTCGTCTTTAACCTTCCTTGCCGCGCGCCGGAGACGCTCTTTCGTCAACTCAGCGATGTTTCTGGGCTTCCCCAGCTTGTCGCAGAATTCGGCGGCAACTTTCTGTTCCTTGATGCCCGGGTCCAGTGGTTCGGGCAGTTGGACCAAAATGTAGCGACGCGCCCCGCCGTCAGCGGCGTTTCGGCTCATCACCGCATGCCCAGTCGTTCCGGCGCCTGCGAAGAAGTCCATCACGATGTCTGACGACCTGGACGCAATCGTCACGATTCGTTCGATCAGAAACGGAGACTTTGGGAAGTCGAGCACGGGGCTGCCCAGAAGCTCCTTCAGCGACTTCCGCCCGTAGTCGTTGTTGAATTCCTTGTCTAGCCACAACGACTTCGCGAGTGTCTCCGCCACTTCGCCGTTGGCATCAATCAAGTAGTCTTTACGGAATACGCGCCACGTACCGTCCTCTGCTCTTTCGGCGAAGAGAAGTTCGTTGTCAGCGTCAACCTTCTCGCGACCCCATGTCCAACATGTTTCCACGCCGTCTCGGGTAACCGGAAGAACCTCCTCTCTGAAAGCCGCATCCTTCGTGAGGGCAACTCGGCCGTTATCGGGATTCACGTACAGAGGGAAGAACAAGTTCGGACGTGTCAGCGGGTTGAACGCCTGATTCCGGTTGCGTAGCCCCAGCGCTCGGTACTTTCCCCGCTCGTCCTCCCTGTCGTACTCCTCAACCATGGCCTCGCCCTTCGTCATGCCTTCGATGCTTCCATCGACGTCTGGAGTCTTGACGAACACCGCCAGATAGTCATGAGTCTTGGCGATGAACTTGTCCAGATGCCTCCCACGAGGATTGACGAGGACTGGCAAGATGCCTACGAACGCCTCCTCTCCTAGGATTTCGCAGCCCACCTTCTTGAGGTTGTCAATCTCCGCGTCGTCGATGCTGACAAAGATGGCACCATCGTCGCGGAGCAGACTCCGTGCGACCCTCAGCCGTGGGTACATCATGTTCAGCCAGTTCGTATGAAACCGCCCGCTCGACTCAGTGTTGGTACTGCTCTTCGCGCCACCCTCCACTTGCCCTGTCAGCTCCAAGTAGTTCTTGATGCTGTCCTGAAAGTTGTCCGGGTACACGAAGTCCTTGCCTGTGTTATATGGTGGGTCGATGTAGATGAGTTTAACCTTCCCCGCGTAGCTCTTCTGGAGGAGCTTCAGCACCTCAAGGTT
Coding sequences:
- a CDS encoding site-specific DNA-methyltransferase, whose amino-acid sequence is MQKLTAADPETKSPDFAAENLAALRALFPELVTEGPDGAAVNLDVLKQLVGDQTVTDAEEKYGLNWHGKRRARQLALTPSTGTLRPCPADSVDWDTTRNLIIEGDNLEVLKLLQKSYAGKVKLIYIDPPYNTGKDFVYPDNFQDSIKNYLELTGQVEGGAKSSTNTESSGRFHTNWLNMMYPRLRVARSLLRDDGAIFVSIDDAEIDNLKKVGCEILGEEAFVGILPVLVNPRGRHLDKFIAKTHDYLAVFVKTPDVDGSIEGMTKGEAMVEEYDREDERGKYRALGLRNRNQAFNPLTRPNLFFPLYVNPDNGRVALTKDAAFREEVLPVTRDGVETCWTWGREKVDADNELLFAERAEDGTWRVFRKDYLIDANGEVAETLAKSLWLDKEFNNDYGRKSLKELLGSPVLDFPKSPFLIERIVTIASRSSDIVMDFFAGAGTTGHAVMSRNAADGGARRYILVQLPEPLDPGIKEQKVAAEFCDKLGKPRNIAELTKERLRRAARKVKDENPMFAGDLGFRVFTLDSSNIRAWGPDRDDLDKTLLDSVEHLKLGRTEADVLYEVLLKLGLDLCVPIERRVVAGKDVHAVGAGVLIACLDERIERGDVEALAQGIVDWHRALAPAGDTTCVFRDSAFADDVAKTNLAAILEQHGIANVRSL